In Populus nigra chromosome 1, ddPopNigr1.1, whole genome shotgun sequence, one genomic interval encodes:
- the LOC133671072 gene encoding probable disease resistance protein At4g27220, whose protein sequence is MAIESVGESIVSKIAELLVEPAIRQFRYMFCFNNFVQEFNEQKKNLALTLDRLQKVVEVAERNAEEIEKDVNKWLEDANNEIKGVNPLENETGKNGKCFTWCPNWIRQFKLSKALAKKTETLRNLEENSKKFPTVSHKAPLQDIEFLPSKGFTPSESSKEAFEQIMKALKDDSVKMIGLYGMGGVGKTTLVKEVGRRAKELRLFDEVLIATVSQNPNVTDIQDQMADSLGLRFDEKSKKGRADRLWQRLQGKKILIIVDDVWRVINLEEIGIPFGDAHGGCKILLTTRLKDICSYMECQQKVLLSLLTENEAWALFKINAGLHDEDSTLNTVAKKVARECKGLPIALVTVGRALRDKSAVEWEVASKELKNSQFQHMEQIDEEKNAYACLKLSYAYLKHQKTKLCFLLCCLFPEDYNIPIEDLTRYAVGYGLHQDAESIEDARERVYVEIKTLKDCCMLLGTKSEEYVKMHDLVRDVAIQIASSEKYGFMVKAGFGLKGWPMSNKSFGGCTVVSLMGNKLAELPEELVCPQLKVLLLELDDDLNVPERFFEGMKAIEVLSLHGGCLSLQSLELSTNLQSLLLRRCECKDLNWLRKLQRLKILVFMWCDSIEELPDEIGELKELRLLDVTGCELLRRIPVNLIARLKKLEELLIGDESFKGWDVVGCDSAEGINVSLTELSSLSHLAVLSLKIPKVECIPRDFVFPRLLKYDIVLGDWYSELDKECPTSTRLYLGDISATSLNAKTFEQLFPTVSHIFFWRVEGLRNIVLSSGQMTTHGHGSQKDFLQRLEYVKVKECGDIRTLFPAKWRQALKNLRRVKTYDCKSLEEVFEFDEAEEGTNKEKELPLLSSLTTLRLSDLPELKCIWKGPTRHVSLQNLFYLELLSLNKLTFIFTPSLARSLIHLETLQVKQCYELKRLIREQDGGDREIIPESLRFPELQTLSIGECDKLEHVFPVSVCPSLLNLEHMMISFAYNLKQIFYSGEGDAITRDGIINFPQLTKLSLSSCSVFGPKSFTAQLPSLQVLTIQGYEESDNSLAQLQGLTSLEKLYLYFVYEPNMSCIWKGLPLSNLTILVVRNCKRLRYVFTDIMIASIVQLKVLKISTCKDLEQIIAKNNDDEKNQILSGSDLQSLCFPNLCRLEIRRCNKLKSLFLVAMTSGLPKLQILKVSESSQLVGVFGQDDHASPVNVEKKMVLPYLQKLSLKELPSIVCFSLGCHDFLFPRLEKLEVYECPKLTTKFAIGTNGSMSAQSEVSQVAEDPRTGFFVPTTTCRMWTRNNEWGEEEEWEEEDEDEDEDEDEDAEEWEVEDEDEDEEAEEWEVEEEDEDEDEEEEEEEEDEDGGGHDD, encoded by the exons ATGGCTATCGAAAGTGTTGGTGAATCCATTGTATCTAAGATAGCAGAACTCTTGGTGGAACCAGCAATAAGGCAGTTCCGTTACATGTTCTGTTTCAACAATTTTGTTCAAGAATTCAATGAACAAAAGAAGAACCTGGCTTTGACACTAGATCGTTTGCAAAAGGTTGTTGAAGTTGCTGAAAGGAACGCTGAAGAAATTGAGAAAGATGTCAACAAATGGCTGGAGGATGCAAACAACGAAATCAAAGGTGTGAATCCTTTGGAAAATGAAACGGGAAAAAATGGCAAATGCTTTACTTGGTGTCCAAATTGGATACGACAATTCAAGTTAAGCAAGGCACTGGCAAAGAAGACGGAGACTTTGAGAAACCTTGAAGAAAATAGCAAAAAGTTTCCAACAGTGTCCCACAAAGCACCTCTTCAAGACATAGAATTTCTTCCATCAAAGGGATTCACACCCTCAGAATCATCAAAAGAAGCTTTTGAACAAATTATGAAAGCTCTCAAAGATGACAGTGTTAAAATGATCGGACTGTACGGCATGGGAGGGGTTGGTAAAACCACCCTGGTGAAAGAAGTAGGCAGGAGAGCAAAAGAGTTGCGTCTTTTTGATGAAGTTTTGATAGCCACGGTGTCCCAGAATCCAAATGTCACAGACATTCAGGATCAAATGGCAGATAGTTTAGGTCTGCGTTTTGAcgagaaaagtaaaaaagggAGAGCAGATCGATTATGGCAGAGACTGCAGGGAAAGAAGATTCTTATAATTGTAGATGATGTCTGGAGAGTTATTAACCTGGAAGAGATAGGGATACCATTTGGTGATGCTCACGGGGGTTGTAAAATTCTTCTAACAACACGTCTTAAGGATATATGTTCTTATATGGAGTGCCAGCAAAAAGTATTGTTAAGTCTCTTAACTGAAAATGAAGCATGGgctttattcaaaattaatgcAGGTTTACATGATGAGGACTCTACCTTGAACACAGTGGCAAAGAAGGTTGCGAGAGAATGTAAAGGATTGCCTATAGCACTTGTGACAGTGGGAAGGGCTTTAAGAGATAAATCTGCTGTTGAGTGGGAAGTAGCGTCTAAAGAGCTCAAAAACTCTCAATTTCAGCACATGGAAcaaattgatgaagaaaaaaatgcatatgCATGTCTTAAGTTGAGTTATGCTTATTTGAAGCACCAGAAAACCAAATTATGTTTCTTGCTATGCTGTTTATTTCCAGAAGATTACAACATTCCAATTGAGGATTTGACGAGATATGCAGTTGGCTACGGGTTACATCAAGATGCGGAGTCCATTGAAGATGCAAGGGAACGAGTTTATGTGGAGATAAAAACCCTCAAAGATTGTTGTATGCTGTTAGGAACTAAAAGTGAAGAATATGTGAAAATGCATGACTTGGTTCGTGATGTTGCTATTCAGATAGCATCATCAGAAAAATACGGATTCATGGTAAAGGCTGGCTTTGGGTTGAAGGGGTGGCCAATGAGCAATAAAAGCTTTGGAGGTTGTACAGTAGTTTCGTTAATGGGCAATAAACTAGCAGAACTTCCTGAAGAATTGGTGTGTCCACAGCTCAAAGTTCTTTTATTAGAACTGGATGATGATTTGAACGTTCCAGAGAGGTTTTTTGAAGGGATGAAAGCAATAGAAGTTTTGTCTCTACATGGAGGGTGTTTGTCATTGCAATCACTTGAACTCTCAACGAACCTTCAGTCGTTGCTGTTGAGAAGGTGTGAATGCAAGGACCTCAATTGGTTGAGAAAGCTGCAAAGACTTAAGATTCTTGTTTTCATGTGGTGCGACTCCATTGAAGAATTACCTGATGAAATTGGGGAGCTCAAGGAGTTAAGGTTGTTGGATGTTACAGGTTGTGAATTGCTAAGAAGGATTCCTGTGAATTTGATTGCAAGGTTGAAGAAGTTAGAAGAACTGTTGATCGGGGATGAGAGCTTCAAGGGATGGGATGTTGTTGGATGTGACAGCGCAGAAGGAATCAATGTAAGCCTAACAGAACTAAGTTCGCTGTCTCATTTAGCTGTATTATCATTGAAGATACCGAAGGTTGAATGCATTCCcagagattttgtttttcccaGGTTGCTCAAATATGATATAGTGTTAGGGGATTGGTATTCAGAACTCGATAAAGAATGCCCAACCTCGACAAGATTATATTTGGGTGATATAAGCGCCACATCCTTGAAtgcaaagacatttgagcagtTGTTTCCTACCgtgtctcatatttttttttggagagtGGAGGGTTTAAGAAATATAGTATTGTCCTCTGGTCAGATGACCACCCATGGCCATGGGTCGCAAAAGGACTTCTTACAAAGATTAGAATATGTCAAAGTGAAAGAATGTGGGGATATTCGCACTCTGTTTCCAGCAAAATGGCGGCAAGCtttgaaaaatctaaggagagtgaAAACTTATGACTGCAAATCATTGGAAGAGGTATTTGAATTTGATGAGGCTGAAGAAGGAACTAACAAGGAGAAGGAGCTGCCGCTACTGTCATCTTTAACAACGTTACGGTTGTCAGATTTACCTGAGCTCAAATGTATATGGAAGGGGCCCACTAGACATGTCAGCctccaaaatcttttttatctGGAGTTGCTGTCTCTTAACAAACTGACATTTATCTTCACACCGTCCCTCGCTCGAAGTCTTATTCATCTGGAAACACTACAGGTGAAACAATGCTATGAATTGAAGCGTCTTATCAGAGAACAGGATGGTGGTGACAGGGAAATAATTCCAGAGTCTCTTCGCTTCCCAGAATTACAAACTCTCTCTATAGGTGAATGTGATAAACTGGAACATGTCTTCCCTGTCTCCGTGTGTCCAAGTCTTCTGAACCTGGAAcatatgatgatttcttttgcttataatttaaagcaaatatttTACAGTGGAGAAGGAGATGCAATCACTAGAGATGGAATCATCAACTTCCCTCAGCTAACAAAATTGTCTCTTTCAAGTTGCAGCGTTTTTGGTCCAAAGAGTTTTACTGCCCAATTGCCTTCTTTGCAAGTGTTAACAATTCAAGGCTACGAAGAATCGGATAATTCGTTGGCACAACTACAA GGGTTAACAAGTttggaaaaattatatttgtactTTGTGTATGAACCTAACATGAGCTGTATATGGAAAGGTCTCCCGCTGAGCAATTTGACTATTTTGGTGGTGAGGAACTGTAAGAGACTGCGATATGTATTTACAGACATCATGATTGCTAGTATAGTTCAACTGAAAGTTCTAAAGATATCAACTTGTAAGGATTTGGAGCAAATAATTGCTAagaataatgatgatgaaaagaatCAAATATTGTCAGGAAGTGATCTCCAATCTTTATGCTTCCCCAATTTGTGTCGACTTGAAATCAGAAGATGCAACAAATTGAAGAGTCTCTTCCTAGTAGCCATGACTTCAGGTCTCCCAAAGCTCCAAATACTTAAAGTAAGTGAATCCTCTCAACTAGTGGGTGTATTTGGGCAGGATGATCATGCTTCACCTGTTAATGTTGAGAAGAAGATGGTGCTCCCTTATCTGCAAAAGTTGTCTCTAAAAGAATTACCAAGCATTGTCTGCTTCAGTCTTGGGTGTCATGATTTCTTATTCCCTCGTTTGGAGAAGTTGGAGGTGTATGAATGTCCAAAGCTGACCACAAAATTTGCTATTGGAACAAATGGTTCAATGAGTGCTCAATCAGAG GTATCTCAAGTAGCTGAGGATCCAAGAACTGGTTTCTTCGTGCCAACCACCACTTGTAGAATGTGGACCCGAAATAATGAGTGGGGAGAGGAAGAGGAATGGgaagaggaagatgaagatgaagatgaagatgaagatgaagatgcagAGGAATGGGAGgtggaagatgaagatgaagatgaagaggcAGAGGAATGGGAGGTGgaagaggaagatgaagatgaagatgaagaggaagaggaagaggaagaagacgagGATGGAGGTGGTCATGATGATTAA